A portion of the Polaribacter cellanae genome contains these proteins:
- a CDS encoding ATPase codes for MDNPSKIIEGGVEYSLGKFDGKSVLYDFPKILIYLNAKGKLLFGKKFRIYHEDKDILLRLCSYFIRDKENCEKYEIDIDKGILLSGPVGCGKTSLMKLLRHIVPLQRPYEMIPCRNVTFSFNYLGFKTVEEYGNNKFYCFDDLGVEPSGRFYGKDLNVMGEVLLSRYDLYLETKRKIKTHATTNLNAEELEERYGNRVRSRMRELFNLIAFDTKARDKRK; via the coding sequence ATGGACAACCCCTCTAAAATTATCGAAGGTGGTGTGGAATATTCGCTGGGAAAATTCGATGGCAAAAGCGTTCTCTACGATTTCCCGAAAATTCTGATTTACCTGAATGCGAAGGGCAAATTATTGTTCGGTAAAAAATTTAGGATTTACCATGAGGATAAGGATATTCTGCTGAGGCTATGTTCATACTTCATAAGAGACAAGGAAAACTGTGAGAAATATGAAATCGACATTGACAAAGGGATTCTGCTTTCCGGACCTGTAGGCTGTGGTAAAACCAGTTTGATGAAATTGCTTCGTCATATTGTGCCGTTACAACGTCCTTATGAAATGATTCCCTGTCGTAACGTAACATTCAGCTTTAACTATTTAGGATTTAAAACGGTTGAAGAATATGGTAACAACAAATTCTATTGCTTTGATGATTTGGGTGTCGAACCTTCCGGTAGATTTTACGGCAAAGACTTGAATGTAATGGGCGAAGTACTACTTTCTCGCTATGATCTATATCTCGAAACTAAACGCAAAATTAAGACCCACGCCACCACCAATCTGAATGCTGAAGAATTGGAAGAACGTTATGGTAATCGTGTCCGTAGTAGAATGCGAGAGCTCTTTAATTTGATTGCTTTTGATACAAAAGCTAGGGACAAAAGGAAGTAG
- a CDS encoding conjugal transfer protein TraK, producing the protein MKTPYKDIYKVLKLNRFIVLAVVVFAFLSSSIALWMAFSANKKVLNSAFAINTDGSIIPLKLVTQKENFKVEALAHLELFHTYFYNIDASNYEKNLEKALWLGNSSVDNLYRQKKSDGVYNRLLQYSLVQKVLSIDSKIIEQNGSYGFRTMTIFEINRGSVVDTYELVSSGKLITVDRNFPSNPHGLLITEYFENTLKKLTDESRKE; encoded by the coding sequence ATGAAAACACCATACAAGGATATTTACAAGGTTCTAAAACTGAATCGGTTTATCGTACTGGCGGTTGTCGTATTTGCATTCTTGTCCAGTTCAATAGCACTATGGATGGCCTTTTCTGCCAATAAAAAAGTGCTGAATAGTGCTTTTGCCATCAATACGGATGGTAGTATCATCCCACTTAAGCTCGTCACACAAAAAGAGAATTTCAAAGTTGAGGCTCTTGCCCATTTGGAACTCTTCCATACCTATTTCTATAATATTGATGCCAGCAATTACGAAAAGAATCTGGAAAAGGCACTTTGGCTGGGCAACAGCTCTGTGGACAACCTCTATCGCCAAAAGAAATCGGATGGTGTATATAACCGACTGTTACAATATTCCTTGGTACAAAAGGTACTGAGCATTGATTCTAAAATCATTGAACAAAATGGCTCTTATGGGTTTAGAACTATGACCATTTTTGAAATCAATAGAGGAAGTGTAGTCGATACTTATGAGCTGGTTTCTTCCGGAAAGCTGATTACGGTGGACCGAAACTTTCCCAGCAATCCGCACGGCCTGTTGATTACTGAATATTTTGAAAATACCCTTAAAAAATTGACTGATGAAAGTAGAAAAGAATAA
- a CDS encoding N-acetylmuramoyl-L-alanine amidase family protein → MKNLLKNVSFVILLLKSCILLSQDLDAKKIIIIDPGHGGKDSGAIGKNHIQEKYVVLDIANAILKLNDKLKAPLDIYLTRYSDTLISLSDRTKLVKVLKADLFVSLHCNHSDNANARGVEVYVSDRKSKYRNNSTWLAFQMQAAVNQELGFESRGVKFANFQVLRETIDYCPSVLLELGFLSNVDEGKYISDSTSIQPIALTILQSLQKH, encoded by the coding sequence ATGAAAAACCTGCTCAAAAACGTCAGTTTTGTGATTTTACTTCTGAAAAGTTGCATCCTTTTGAGTCAGGATCTGGACGCAAAAAAGATAATTATCATTGACCCTGGCCACGGTGGAAAAGATTCCGGTGCAATAGGTAAAAATCATATCCAGGAAAAGTATGTGGTTTTGGATATAGCAAATGCCATTTTGAAGCTAAATGATAAGCTAAAAGCACCTTTGGATATTTATTTGACTCGATACAGCGATACGCTCATTTCGCTATCTGATAGAACCAAGCTGGTCAAAGTCCTAAAAGCAGATTTGTTCGTGTCGTTGCATTGCAATCATTCGGATAATGCAAATGCAAGAGGGGTTGAGGTTTATGTTTCTGATAGAAAATCAAAATACCGAAATAATTCTACTTGGCTTGCTTTCCAAATGCAAGCTGCGGTTAATCAAGAATTAGGTTTTGAGAGTAGGGGTGTGAAGTTTGCGAATTTTCAGGTGCTACGTGAAACCATTGATTATTGCCCTTCGGTACTTTTGGAATTGGGATTTTTGAGTAATGTGGATGAAGGCAAGTATATTTCAGATTCCACTAGCATCCAACCTATTGCATTGACCATATTACAATCCCTTCAAAAACATTAG
- a CDS encoding TraG family conjugative transposon ATPase, whose protein sequence is MNKMTLSAYQPITDIQDNIVFANNGNVVLCYEGNLPEIYSLSEKDFEDIHGAWFQALKSLLVGTVVHKQDIYLKKSYISKQLPNESFLERATYNHFRGREYIEHKCYLYFILTKNKTLNNAKYINPFRKISKSIVQEYDENVKSFVNSVSDSIAFINNSRKMDFVSLKSKEIQELTTTYFNGFSEGYDTDAILGKNDIYIGENHFDALAINSELCFGESVQSSKTNEKFTSDDFVFHQGFIDGLGLTLNENHIVNQILYLDDKQKWRKLLDKKVEELNKSSNFGSQNKVVLGKIQHILDQINADDNARIIRGHLNVVYWAKDQKSLDSITSKIKTEFKELDIIPYYPRGEERKNYILNSYFCFSSNLSNNDLYVTDLKHALCLFINNTNYKSDATGIIFNDREHNIPVLKDVWDERKKRIKARNFAIFAPTGEGKSFLANNILRQYFESGVRLVIIDLGGSYTKFAKLYPEKYTVLRYESGKNLGINPFYIGSKDDLTPERLEDLSVFLFELFASDLKVTKAQSVSVKKILRHYYDSISENHSLDGFYSFIERNQKELLSTLKIHPDYFNVTSFLHVMSEYVGDGLYSFLFEVSEDQTYKIEDKRLIVFELDEVKDNKEILSVMLKLIKSAIQRTIWKNRAEKGIILFDEFAKQLKFDNVLESVEFYYQAIRKQNGAIGIILQSINQLPNNSTSASILENTQVIYSLNNEKGYDELVKRLNLSSHDLNQLKSIKNNLSGPRKYTEMFIKIGRESNIFRLEVPKEVYAAYLTDGKENEEIMKFYNEHQDMQKAIIQFTSKN, encoded by the coding sequence ATGAATAAGATGACCCTATCGGCATATCAGCCCATCACAGATATTCAGGACAATATCGTGTTTGCCAATAATGGCAATGTGGTTTTGTGCTATGAAGGTAACTTACCTGAAATCTATTCGTTGTCCGAAAAGGATTTTGAGGATATACACGGTGCTTGGTTTCAAGCGTTGAAATCCCTTCTGGTAGGAACAGTCGTCCATAAACAGGACATCTATTTGAAGAAATCCTATATCTCAAAACAGCTACCCAATGAAAGCTTTCTCGAAAGAGCAACATACAACCATTTTAGAGGACGAGAATATATCGAGCATAAATGCTATTTGTACTTCATCCTGACCAAAAACAAAACATTGAACAATGCCAAGTACATCAATCCTTTCCGAAAGATTTCAAAGAGTATTGTTCAGGAATATGACGAGAACGTAAAGAGCTTCGTCAACTCGGTAAGTGATTCCATAGCATTCATCAACAACAGTCGGAAAATGGATTTTGTTTCGCTTAAATCGAAAGAAATACAGGAATTGACTACCACGTATTTCAACGGGTTTAGTGAAGGCTACGATACCGATGCCATCCTTGGCAAAAATGACATTTATATAGGGGAAAACCATTTTGATGCCCTGGCCATCAATAGCGAACTGTGCTTTGGCGAAAGTGTACAGAGTAGCAAGACCAATGAGAAATTCACTTCTGACGATTTTGTGTTTCATCAAGGGTTTATTGATGGTTTAGGGCTTACGCTTAACGAAAACCATATCGTCAACCAAATCCTTTATTTGGACGACAAACAGAAGTGGCGCAAGCTGCTGGATAAGAAAGTCGAAGAACTAAACAAAAGTTCCAACTTCGGGTCACAGAACAAAGTGGTACTCGGCAAAATCCAGCATATCCTTGACCAAATCAATGCCGATGATAATGCACGGATTATCCGTGGGCATCTCAACGTGGTGTATTGGGCGAAAGACCAAAAAAGCCTCGATTCAATTACCTCAAAAATCAAGACCGAATTTAAGGAACTGGATATTATCCCATATTACCCAAGAGGCGAAGAACGCAAGAACTACATCCTGAACAGCTATTTCTGTTTTTCTTCCAATCTCTCGAATAATGATTTATATGTAACGGATTTAAAACACGCCCTCTGCCTGTTCATCAATAATACGAACTACAAGTCCGATGCTACTGGTATCATATTCAACGACCGTGAACACAACATTCCCGTTCTAAAGGATGTTTGGGATGAGCGCAAGAAGCGCATCAAGGCACGGAACTTTGCCATTTTTGCGCCCACCGGTGAGGGCAAGTCTTTCTTGGCCAATAACATTCTACGCCAATATTTTGAAAGTGGTGTTCGTCTGGTCATTATCGACCTTGGTGGATCCTACACCAAGTTTGCCAAACTCTACCCAGAAAAATATACAGTACTACGCTATGAAAGCGGAAAGAACCTTGGCATCAACCCTTTTTACATAGGTAGCAAAGACGACCTGACGCCTGAACGCTTGGAAGACTTATCAGTATTCCTTTTTGAGTTGTTCGCATCAGATTTAAAAGTGACCAAAGCACAATCGGTTTCGGTTAAAAAGATATTGCGCCACTATTACGATAGCATATCAGAAAACCACTCTTTGGATGGTTTTTACAGTTTTATAGAAAGGAATCAGAAAGAGCTTCTGAGCACCTTAAAAATCCATCCCGACTACTTCAACGTTACAAGCTTTTTGCACGTAATGTCCGAATATGTCGGCGATGGTCTATACAGTTTTCTATTTGAAGTGAGTGAAGACCAGACCTATAAAATTGAGGACAAGCGATTGATTGTTTTTGAACTAGATGAAGTCAAAGACAATAAAGAAATCCTGTCCGTAATGTTGAAGCTGATCAAGTCAGCTATCCAAAGAACCATTTGGAAAAACCGTGCTGAAAAAGGCATCATCCTTTTCGATGAGTTTGCCAAACAACTAAAATTTGACAACGTACTGGAAAGTGTCGAATTCTACTATCAAGCCATCAGAAAACAGAATGGTGCGATTGGGATTATTCTGCAATCCATCAATCAGCTGCCCAACAATTCGACATCGGCAAGCATACTGGAAAACACACAGGTTATTTATAGCCTGAACAATGAAAAAGGCTATGACGAATTGGTCAAGCGGCTAAACCTATCCAGTCACGACCTGAACCAATTAAAATCCATCAAGAATAACCTATCCGGTCCTCGTAAGTACACAGAAATGTTTATCAAAATAGGTCGAGAGAGCAACATCTTCCGTCTCGAAGTCCCGAAGGAAGTCTATGCCGCTTACCTCACGGACGGTAAGGAAAATGAGGAAATAATGAAGTTCTACAACGAGCATCAGGATATGCAAAAAGCAATCATTCAATTCACATCTAAAAATTAA
- the traM gene encoding conjugative transposon protein TraM, translating into MKVEKNKIVFAAVLVVIFIFLIAYSMMIMGDDETETENLNQTLVPELEENQKEYNSKLDAINDLKKVRETNAPSIYDEKLIDSTGVYNPDLPQLEKQRVVDSIYKANRIEYSERRARTSTRRKRSQNVKTEVDSTEILREQKIQAKELGLEHQLFFAADPKINEHTVLGNTDETISVVVDGNQVVQANSRLRMRLTKAATINGKLMPAHTPVFGFISFQPNRALIEIENINHHPTKLKAFDLEDGSEGIYVENNFRDEVSKEVLDDVISDINIPSVPQVGGITQVFRRSNRRVRVTILNNYRLILKPKYSP; encoded by the coding sequence ATGAAAGTAGAAAAGAATAAAATAGTATTTGCTGCGGTTCTGGTAGTGATTTTCATTTTCCTCATAGCCTATTCAATGATGATAATGGGCGATGACGAGACCGAAACTGAAAACCTAAACCAGACCTTGGTGCCAGAGCTGGAGGAAAATCAAAAGGAATATAATTCCAAACTGGATGCCATCAATGACCTCAAGAAAGTCAGGGAAACCAATGCACCGAGCATTTATGATGAAAAACTCATTGATTCAACAGGCGTTTACAATCCGGATTTGCCACAACTTGAAAAACAGCGTGTGGTGGATAGCATCTACAAGGCCAATAGGATTGAATATTCCGAAAGAAGAGCTCGTACATCGACAAGAAGAAAACGTTCTCAAAATGTCAAAACAGAGGTAGATTCTACTGAAATTTTACGCGAACAAAAAATACAGGCCAAAGAGCTTGGTCTCGAACACCAACTCTTTTTTGCAGCTGACCCAAAAATCAATGAACATACTGTTCTTGGAAACACAGATGAGACCATTTCTGTGGTTGTCGATGGTAACCAAGTGGTCCAAGCCAACAGTCGGCTGAGGATGCGATTGACCAAAGCGGCAACCATCAATGGAAAATTAATGCCGGCGCACACACCTGTTTTTGGCTTTATCAGTTTTCAACCCAATCGTGCTCTGATCGAGATAGAAAACATCAATCATCATCCCACCAAACTCAAGGCATTCGATTTAGAAGACGGCAGCGAGGGCATTTATGTAGAAAATAACTTTCGTGACGAAGTAAGCAAAGAAGTGCTGGATGACGTCATCAGCGACATCAACATTCCATCTGTTCCACAAGTGGGCGGTATTACACAGGTCTTTAGACGTTCCAATCGAAGGGTTCGAGTGACCATCCTCAACAACTACAGATTAATCCTAAAACCAAAATATAGCCCATAA
- a CDS encoding conjugal transfer protein produces the protein MKTKFKTLLFGLILSITLLSPNGTTAQGMPVYDNTNFISLVKQLIESGKQTAEMIKSVKFLKDAKEAIEKVSSVVQQLRAVEEIGQNNQRLIQVMQTDLQDILNSPYIKPDEVARVTESFEAIVQNSLDTVDFIDEVLSSDYLKMSDAERAEVLKQKEKESQEMISNITTKTRRYRDIISFRKMQDKINNRETAY, from the coding sequence ATGAAGACAAAATTCAAGACACTTTTATTTGGGTTAATCCTTTCGATTACTCTTTTATCACCCAACGGTACTACCGCTCAGGGAATGCCCGTTTATGACAATACTAATTTTATCAGCCTGGTCAAACAACTGATAGAATCCGGAAAACAGACTGCCGAAATGATTAAGTCCGTAAAATTCCTGAAAGATGCAAAAGAAGCCATCGAAAAGGTATCAAGCGTGGTACAACAATTGAGAGCGGTCGAAGAAATCGGTCAGAACAATCAGAGGTTGATTCAGGTGATGCAGACCGACCTGCAGGATATTCTCAATTCACCCTACATCAAACCAGATGAAGTTGCCCGCGTTACTGAATCCTTTGAAGCCATTGTTCAGAATTCATTGGATACGGTAGATTTCATCGATGAAGTCCTATCGAGTGACTATCTAAAAATGAGCGACGCTGAACGTGCTGAAGTATTAAAACAGAAAGAAAAAGAATCCCAAGAAATGATTTCTAATATCACCACCAAGACCAGACGGTATAGAGACATCATTTCCTTTAGAAAGATGCAGGACAAAATCAATAACAGGGAAACGGCTTATTAA
- a CDS encoding helix-turn-helix domain-containing protein, which translates to MPTSIITTDDLREFKMELLDDIKSLLSKQAKGKLKKYLKSSEVMDLLQVSPGTLQNLRINGTLPYTKVGGIIYYDTEEIQKVMDANRVQHKLDS; encoded by the coding sequence ATGCCGACAAGTATTATTACCACAGACGACCTTCGGGAATTCAAAATGGAATTACTCGATGACATCAAAAGCCTTTTATCAAAGCAAGCCAAAGGAAAACTAAAGAAATACCTCAAATCTTCAGAGGTTATGGACTTGCTTCAAGTGAGCCCTGGCACCCTTCAAAATCTTCGTATCAATGGCACCTTACCATATACCAAAGTGGGCGGTATTATTTACTATGATACAGAGGAAATTCAAAAAGTGATGGACGCCAATCGTGTTCAGCACAAGCTCGATTCTTAA